A genomic region of Planctomycetia bacterium contains the following coding sequences:
- the cax gene encoding calcium/proton exchanger has product MKPLLEQIRRSPLLWLLAFVPVVFAAAQFKPEAHTLLFVLSVLAIVPLAALLSHATESVAAKTGDAVGGLLNATLGNLTELVIALAALRAGEHMLVKASIAGAIVTNTLFMLGASFLLGGLKHHVQEYNRTNARVQAGLLFLATIALLIPSALSAADAVGAGFTQRLSVGLAVLLIATYGLSMLFSLKTHREMFASAEHAEEGETHWPLGVALTTLACVTVLVALVSEVFIESVQKAAEEFGMSPAFVGFIVVALVGAAAEMASAFSAARKNRLDMSVGIALGSASQIALFVAPMLVLLSYVIGSAPMGLQFWPGAVVMILIATLTANLVTSTGRSAWFVGVAVLMVYLIFAMTLYLLPPRVQ; this is encoded by the coding sequence ATGAAACCGCTCCTAGAACAAATTCGCCGCAGTCCGCTGCTCTGGCTGCTAGCGTTCGTGCCCGTTGTGTTTGCCGCGGCGCAGTTCAAGCCCGAGGCGCATACGCTGCTCTTCGTGCTCTCGGTCTTGGCGATCGTGCCGTTGGCGGCGCTGTTGAGCCACGCAACGGAATCCGTAGCGGCGAAGACGGGCGATGCGGTCGGCGGCTTGTTGAACGCGACCTTGGGCAACCTCACCGAACTGGTGATCGCGCTCGCCGCTTTGCGCGCCGGAGAACATATGCTGGTAAAGGCGTCGATCGCCGGCGCGATCGTCACCAATACGCTCTTTATGCTGGGAGCTTCGTTCCTGCTCGGCGGGCTCAAGCATCACGTGCAAGAATACAACAGGACTAACGCCCGCGTGCAAGCGGGACTGCTGTTTCTGGCGACGATCGCATTGCTGATCCCTTCGGCGCTCTCGGCCGCCGACGCCGTGGGGGCGGGGTTCACTCAGAGATTGAGCGTCGGGCTGGCGGTACTGCTCATTGCGACGTACGGATTAAGCATGCTGTTCTCGCTTAAGACGCATCGCGAGATGTTTGCGAGCGCCGAACACGCCGAGGAGGGCGAAACGCATTGGCCGCTCGGCGTGGCCCTGACTACGCTGGCCTGCGTGACGGTGTTGGTGGCGCTGGTGAGCGAGGTGTTCATCGAGTCGGTGCAGAAGGCGGCGGAAGAGTTCGGGATGTCGCCGGCTTTTGTCGGCTTCATCGTCGTGGCGCTCGTAGGGGCGGCGGCGGAGATGGCTTCGGCATTTTCCGCGGCACGCAAGAACCGCCTCGACATGAGCGTGGGGATCGCGCTCGGCAGCGCTTCGCAAATCGCACTCTTCGTCGCTCCGATGTTGGTGCTCCTGAGTTATGTGATCGGATCGGCGCCGATGGGGCTTCAATTCTGGCCGGGTGCGGTTGTGATGATTCTTATCGCCACGCTCACGGCGAATCTCGTTACCAGCACCGGACGATCGGCGTGGTTCGTCGGCGTGGCTGTGCTCATGGTCTACCTGATCTTTGCGATGACGTTGTACCTGTTGCCGCCCCGGGTGCAGTGA
- a CDS encoding VIT1/CCC1 transporter family protein has product MPDNSEKHSSRVLDPSERIAEVLFGLIMVLTFTGSLSVAEADRAEIRTMLIGALGCNTVWGIIDGILYLMGSLAEKGRGLKILRAVRRAADPETAQRLIAEELPPVVASVLQPTELEAIHQRLKQLPEPPDRRYLLKDDWLGALGVFLLVFLSTFPVVIPFLFMHDVGSALRFSNGIAILMLFVAGYAYGECVDRRPGLVGISMVALGSVLVGLTMALGG; this is encoded by the coding sequence ATGCCTGACAACTCTGAAAAGCACTCCTCGCGTGTTCTCGATCCGAGTGAGCGTATCGCGGAGGTGCTCTTCGGCCTGATCATGGTGCTCACGTTTACCGGCTCCCTGAGCGTCGCGGAAGCGGATCGAGCCGAGATCCGCACGATGCTAATCGGCGCGCTCGGGTGCAATACGGTCTGGGGAATCATCGACGGCATCCTGTATCTGATGGGCAGTCTCGCCGAGAAAGGACGCGGCCTCAAGATCCTACGCGCGGTGCGCCGAGCGGCCGATCCGGAAACGGCCCAGCGACTCATCGCAGAGGAATTGCCACCGGTTGTTGCCTCGGTGCTGCAACCGACGGAACTCGAAGCGATTCATCAGCGGCTCAAGCAACTCCCGGAGCCGCCCGACCGCAGGTACTTGCTCAAGGACGACTGGCTGGGCGCCCTCGGCGTATTTCTCTTGGTCTTCCTCTCCACGTTCCCTGTGGTGATTCCGTTCTTATTCATGCACGATGTCGGCTCGGCTCTGCGATTCTCCAACGGCATCGCCATCCTGATGCTGTTCGTCGCCGGCTACGCCTATGGAGAGTGCGTCGATCGCCGGCCGGGACTGGTCGGCATCTCGATGGTCGCGCTCGGAAGCGTGCTGGTCGGACTCACGATGGCGCTGGGGGGGTGA